A genomic segment from Garra rufa chromosome 5, GarRuf1.0, whole genome shotgun sequence encodes:
- the prdx4 gene encoding peroxiredoxin-4, with amino-acid sequence MDVSRCIKTPRELLGVVCALLLLTESVVCDGANGKKEQECYNYAGGHVYPGEAFRVPVSDHSLHLSKAKISKPAPNWEGTAVINGEFKELKLSDYKGKYLVFFFYPLDFTFVCPTEIIAFSDRVHEFQAINAEVVACSVDSQFTHLAWINTPRKQGGLGPMKIPLLSDLTHQISKDYGVFLEDQGHTLRGLFIIDDKGVLRQITMNDLPVGRSVDETLRLVQAFQYTDKHGEVCPAGWKPGSDTIIPDPSGKLKYFDKLN; translated from the exons ATGGATGTCAGTCGCTGCATTAAAACGCCCCGAGAATTGCTCGGCGTAGTTTGCGCACTGCTTTTACTTACCGAATCGGTTGTGTGTGACGGTGCTAACGGGAAGAAGGAGCAGGAGTGTTATAATTATGCCGGAGGACACGTTTATCCCGGAGAGGCTTTCCGCGTCCCCGTCTCTGATCATTCCCTTCACCTGAGCAAAGCCAAAA TCTCAAAACCAGCACCAAACTGGGAAGGAACAGCTGTGATCAATGGAGAGTTTAAAGAGCTGAAGCTGTCAGATTACAAAGGAAAATACTTGGTTTTCTTCTTCTACCCTCTGGACTT CACGTTTGTGTGTCCTACTGAGATTATCGCCTTCAGTGATCGTGTGCACGAGTTTCAGGCCATCAACGCAGAGGTGGTCGCCTGCTCAGTGGACTCTCAGTTTACTCACCTGGCCTG GATCAACACACCCAGAAAACAAGGAGGTCTCGGACCAATGAAAATCCCTCTACTTTCTGACCTCACACATCAGATATCGAAAGACTACGGCGTCTTTCTCGAGGATCAAGGGCATACGCTTCG AGGTCTCTTCATCATCGATGATAAAGGCGTTCTCAGACAGATTACCATGAATGACCTGCCGGTGGGACGCTCAGTTGATGAGACCCTCAGACTGGTGCAGGCTTTCCAGTACACTGATAAACACGGAGAAG TGTGTCCGGCTGGATGGAAACCCGGCAGTGATACg ATTATTCCAGACCCCTCAGGCAAACTCAAGTACTTTGATAAACTCAACTGA